A stretch of DNA from Arthrobacter globiformis:
CTGCCGGCCGACCGTCATCGGGCTGGAGAACGTGCCCAAGGACGGTCCCTTCATTGTGGCGCCCAACCACCTCTCCTTTCTGGACAGCGTGATTGTCCAGGCGCTCATGCCGCGTCCCGTGGCTTTCTTTGCCAAGGCGGAGTACTTCACCACCAAAGGCATCAAAGGCCGCGTGATGAAGTCCTTCTTCGAGGCAGTCGGCTCCATCCCGGTCGAACGCGGGGAACAGGCCGCAAGCGTGCAGGCCCTTAAGACACTCCTGGACATCCTCGAGGACGGCAGGGGCATCGGCATCTACCCCGAGGGCACCCGTTCCCGTGACGGAATCCTCTACCGGGGCCGGACCGGCGTCGGCTGGCTGGCCCTCACCACCGGCGCGCCGGTGATCCCGGTGGGACTTATTGGTACCGAGAAGCTGCAGCCCGCTGGCCGCAATGCAGTCAAGCCCCAGCACTTCACCATGAAGGTGGGGGAGCCGATCTACTTCGACAAGACCGGGCCGGACCATTCCCTCCCCGCCCGGCGCCAGGTGACCGACCGGATCATGGACGCTATTGCCGAGCTCAGCGGCCAGGAGCGCTCCACGAGCTACAACCAGAGCAAGGTCATCGAGTAGGCCGCTCCCTCGGAGGGGCCGGCCGTTCCTTCACGATGGCCTGCGGCAATCCGCAGCCCCTCAGCTCAGTAGACTGGAAACGTGGCAGATCCATCGAGTTATAGACCCCAGACGGGTGAGATTCCGACCAATCCGGGTGTTTACAGGTTCAGGGATCCCCATGGGCGGGTTATCTATGTCGGCAAGGCCAAGAACCTCCGGTCGCGACTGAACTCGTACTTCGCGAACCCGGCAGGGCTGCTGCCCAAGACCCACGCCATGGTGTACGCGGCCAGCAGCGTCGA
This window harbors:
- a CDS encoding lysophospholipid acyltransferase family protein codes for the protein MELFDGVRWTTRTLISGTCRPTVIGLENVPKDGPFIVAPNHLSFLDSVIVQALMPRPVAFFAKAEYFTTKGIKGRVMKSFFEAVGSIPVERGEQAASVQALKTLLDILEDGRGIGIYPEGTRSRDGILYRGRTGVGWLALTTGAPVIPVGLIGTEKLQPAGRNAVKPQHFTMKVGEPIYFDKTGPDHSLPARRQVTDRIMDAIAELSGQERSTSYNQSKVIE